The following proteins are encoded in a genomic region of Arcobacter cloacae:
- a CDS encoding ABC transporter permease, with amino-acid sequence MTSYLSARFEYFGDKFFAICFILPLAYPAYILGYAYVGFFEYRGILSEIVGNSSVRYDILNIYGAIFVFSIAMFPYVYILARVSFASISSTVFELVSLQQINPIKAFFKVYFPLAYPAIFAGSILAIMETLSDYGTVLYFGVETFSFGIFKSWFGYGDLAGAINVAIVLLIFVFGILWTESIIRKKYRFVSSTHSAKRVSKIKLKGKYNYLAFLISFIIATITLFIPTSVLIYWFILDFNTLDFDTFDYLINTLQLNIISSIVVISLSFIVIYMLRFYPSNLANVTHKISILGYSIPGAVVGVGLLIFSSFLDKSLGFILFSGTFFMLIFAYTTRYFAASIGSIENGFSKIDSTIDDASKIFGKSELHNIFKVYLPLMKPYILSGFLILYIDIAKELPATLILRPFNYDTLAIRIYELASNEMLYKVGFPSLVLIITTAVAVMLLNSKFVRRKI; translated from the coding sequence ATAACATCTTACTTAAGTGCAAGATTTGAGTATTTTGGGGATAAATTTTTCGCCATATGTTTTATTTTGCCACTTGCTTATCCTGCATATATTTTAGGTTATGCTTATGTTGGTTTTTTTGAATATAGGGGAATATTGTCAGAAATTGTAGGAAATAGTAGCGTTCGATATGATATTTTAAATATCTATGGGGCAATTTTCGTTTTTTCAATTGCAATGTTCCCTTATGTTTATATTTTAGCAAGAGTATCTTTTGCTTCAATTTCATCTACTGTTTTTGAACTTGTTTCTTTACAACAAATAAATCCTATTAAAGCATTTTTTAAAGTATATTTTCCACTTGCATATCCAGCTATTTTTGCTGGAAGTATTTTAGCAATAATGGAAACACTAAGTGATTATGGAACAGTTTTATATTTTGGCGTTGAAACTTTTAGTTTTGGAATATTTAAAAGTTGGTTTGGATATGGAGATTTAGCAGGAGCTATAAATGTAGCTATTGTTTTACTTATTTTTGTTTTTGGTATTTTATGGACTGAATCTATTATTAGAAAAAAATATAGATTTGTAAGTTCTACTCATAGTGCAAAAAGAGTTTCAAAAATTAAACTCAAAGGTAAATATAATTATTTAGCATTTTTAATATCTTTTATAATTGCAACAATAACACTTTTTATTCCCACGTCAGTTTTAATTTATTGGTTTATTTTGGATTTTAATACACTTGATTTTGATACTTTTGATTATTTAATAAATACATTACAATTAAATATTATTTCATCAATTGTTGTTATATCTTTGTCATTCATCGTTATTTACATGTTAAGATTTTATCCTTCAAATTTAGCAAATGTTACCCATAAAATTTCTATATTAGGATATTCAATTCCAGGAGCTGTTGTTGGGGTTGGTTTATTGATATTTAGTAGTTTTTTAGATAAAAGCTTAGGTTTTATACTATTTAGTGGTACATTTTTTATGCTTATTTTTGCATATACTACAAGATATTTTGCGGCAAGTATTGGTTCTATTGAAAATGGATTTAGTAAAATTGATTCTACAATTGATGATGCAAGTAAAATATTTGGAAAAAGTGAGTTACATAATATTTTCAAAGTATATTTACCACTAATGAAACCATATATTTTAAGTGGTTTTTTGATTTTATATATTGATATTGCCAAAGAGTTACCAGCAACATTAATATTAAGACCTTTTAATTATGATACTTTAGCAATCAGAATCTATGAATTAGCAAGTAATGAAATGCTTTATAAAGTTGGTTTTCCATCTCTTGTTCTAATTATCACAACAGCTGTTGCTGTAATGCTTTTAAATTCTAAATTTGTGAGAAGAAAAATATGA
- a CDS encoding anthranilate synthase component II, with protein sequence MILMIDNYDSFTYNIVQYCLELGADLKIIRNDELTLEQIIELNPDKIIISPGPATPNDAGVCLEVIKYFADKKPIFGICLGHQAIGQVFGGNVVRAKNMMHGKTSSIKVIKNTKIFEGLPNNFIQTRYHSLIVEKENLPEEIIATSFSEDDNEIMSLEIKDKQIYGVQFHPESIMSEYGYKIIDNFLKL encoded by the coding sequence ATGATATTAATGATTGATAATTATGATAGTTTTACATACAATATTGTTCAATATTGTTTAGAATTAGGAGCAGATTTAAAAATTATCAGAAATGATGAATTAACTTTAGAGCAAATAATAGAATTAAATCCTGACAAAATTATAATTTCTCCAGGTCCAGCAACTCCAAATGATGCAGGAGTTTGTTTAGAAGTTATAAAGTATTTTGCTGATAAAAAGCCAATCTTTGGTATTTGTTTAGGACATCAAGCAATAGGACAAGTTTTTGGTGGAAATGTAGTTCGTGCTAAAAATATGATGCATGGAAAAACTTCTTCAATAAAAGTTATAAAAAATACAAAAATTTTTGAGGGTTTACCGAACAATTTTATTCAAACTAGATACCATTCATTAATTGTTGAAAAAGAAAACTTACCAGAAGAGATAATAGCAACTTCGTTTAGTGAAGATGATAATGAAATTATGTCTTTAGAAATTAAAGATAAACAAATTTATGGTGTACAATTTCATCCTGAATCAATCATGAGTGAGTACGGATATAAAATAATTGATAACTTCTTAAAATTGTAA
- a CDS encoding ABC transporter ATP-binding protein codes for MNEIVQVKKLQKIFCKGNICIANKIDLSINEGEIFTILGKSGSGKTTFLRMIAGLETPDDGEISIDNKIVFSKNTNLSPKDRKIAVVFQNYALLPHLSIASNITFGSKASKDELEDVLEKTKLKGQENKFPHELSGGQQQRVALARAIINKAKILLLDEPLSNIDTELRSHLRTELKEMIKAFNITALFITHDKEDAFYLSDRIAIMHGGNILQVGTAKEIYHHPKDLYCANFLGKITQLEDNTFIRPEHIEICPNGQFEAFIENIVFYGSFYEITINTGNKILLVHSYNDHLEIGQKIKYKFNGELLSF; via the coding sequence ATGAATGAAATAGTTCAAGTAAAAAAATTACAAAAGATTTTTTGTAAGGGTAATATTTGTATAGCAAATAAAATTGATTTATCAATTAATGAAGGTGAAATTTTTACTATTTTAGGTAAAAGTGGAAGTGGTAAAACAACTTTTTTAAGGATGATTGCAGGTCTTGAAACACCAGATGATGGGGAAATTTCTATAGATAATAAAATTGTTTTTTCAAAAAATACTAATCTTTCACCAAAAGATAGAAAAATTGCCGTAGTTTTTCAAAATTATGCTCTTTTACCTCACTTAAGTATTGCATCAAATATCACATTTGGAAGTAAAGCCTCAAAAGATGAACTAGAAGATGTTTTAGAAAAAACAAAATTAAAGGGGCAAGAAAATAAGTTTCCCCATGAATTAAGTGGTGGACAACAACAAAGAGTTGCACTAGCACGTGCAATAATCAATAAAGCAAAAATACTATTACTTGATGAACCTTTAAGTAACATAGATACAGAATTAAGATCTCATTTAAGAACAGAATTAAAAGAGATGATTAAAGCATTTAATATTACTGCTTTGTTCATAACTCACGATAAAGAAGATGCATTTTATTTATCAGATAGAATCGCTATTATGCATGGTGGAAATATTTTACAAGTAGGAACTGCAAAAGAGATTTATCATCATCCAAAAGATCTATATTGCGCAAATTTTTTAGGAAAAATAACTCAACTTGAAGATAATACTTTTATAAGACCTGAGCATATAGAAATCTGTCCAAATGGTCAATTTGAAGCTTTTATAGAAAATATAGTTTTTTATGGAAGTTTTTATGAAATTACAATAAATACTGGAAATAAAATTTTGTTAGTTCATAGTTACAACGACCATTTAGAAATTGGGCAAAAAATAAAATACAAATTTAATGGAGAATTGTTAAGTTTTTAA
- a CDS encoding Fe(3+) ABC transporter substrate-binding protein: protein MVRKLTLSAILLASSLFAASEVNVYSHRHYDSDKVLFKKFEESTGIKVNVVTAKAEELVSKLAIEGENTPADILITADIGNLYEAKTRNLLQGIESKTLEQNIPAHLRDDQNQWFALTKRARIFVYNPAKIDEKSLGDYFSITKPEFKGKIITRSSTNAYNKSLLASIIANHGEEKALEFTKGLVANFAYDPKGGDRDQIRAVAAGDADLAIVNTYYLGVMLNGKDKKDLEIAKSVKIFFPAQETTGTHMNISGAGVTNFAKNKENAVKLIEFLSSEEAQATFAEGNHEYPVNVKVKPSSTVSSWGTFKEDNLPLNEIGKNTKKAVEIATEGNWK, encoded by the coding sequence ATGGTAAGAAAATTAACACTAAGTGCTATTTTATTAGCAAGTTCACTATTCGCAGCTTCTGAAGTAAATGTTTATTCTCATAGACATTATGATTCAGATAAAGTTTTATTCAAAAAATTTGAAGAAAGTACAGGAATAAAAGTAAATGTTGTTACTGCTAAAGCAGAAGAATTAGTTTCAAAACTTGCAATTGAAGGTGAAAATACACCTGCTGATATATTGATAACTGCTGATATTGGTAATCTTTATGAAGCAAAAACTAGAAATCTATTACAAGGTATTGAATCAAAAACTTTAGAGCAAAATATTCCTGCTCATTTAAGAGATGATCAAAATCAATGGTTTGCTTTAACAAAAAGAGCAAGAATTTTCGTATATAACCCTGCAAAAATTGATGAAAAAAGTTTAGGTGATTATTTTAGTATTACAAAACCTGAATTTAAAGGTAAAATAATAACAAGAAGTTCAACAAACGCTTATAATAAATCTTTATTAGCTTCAATTATTGCTAACCATGGTGAAGAAAAAGCTTTAGAGTTTACAAAAGGTTTAGTTGCAAATTTTGCTTATGACCCAAAAGGTGGAGATAGAGATCAAATAAGAGCTGTTGCTGCTGGCGATGCTGATTTAGCAATTGTTAATACATATTATTTAGGTGTAATGTTAAATGGTAAAGATAAAAAAGATCTTGAAATTGCAAAAAGTGTAAAAATATTTTTCCCTGCTCAAGAGACAACAGGAACACATATGAATATTTCAGGAGCAGGAGTTACTAATTTTGCAAAAAATAAGGAAAATGCTGTTAAACTTATCGAATTTTTAAGCTCTGAAGAAGCTCAAGCAACTTTTGCAGAAGGGAATCATGAGTATCCTGTAAATGTAAAAGTTAAACCATCTTCAACTGTTTCATCTTGGGGAACTTTCAAAGAAGATAACCTTCCATTAAATGAAATAGGTAAAAATACAAAAAAAGCAGTTGAAATAGCAACTGAAGGGAACTGGAAATAA